A part of Myxococcus landrumus genomic DNA contains:
- a CDS encoding polymer-forming cytoskeletal protein, giving the protein MTTPTGRELSAKLKAPPAALTKNRLLKKLEGEALLSSLAKDLKKAGAASASELVEGLSHPVSAYPLALLLRDAAIEAPASKSIKKLEVTEGKLITGDLHVAGKLIVESTLVVLGNVEAQTVLVGEGGTLVVGGNLKACVAGGDGWLLVNGDLEADLVCCAYEAGELGVNGTLRALLAVSSNHGVRIMKNEASNFFDLWDPSPRSKKYQELLSRVSPKAVLPEDEDADFGVLQVDFHKLMKLAQSGKPFLQG; this is encoded by the coding sequence ATGACCACTCCGACTGGCAGGGAACTCTCCGCGAAGCTCAAGGCACCACCGGCGGCGCTGACGAAGAACCGCCTGCTCAAGAAGCTGGAGGGGGAAGCGCTGCTGTCCTCCCTGGCCAAGGACCTGAAGAAGGCGGGCGCCGCCTCGGCGTCGGAGCTCGTCGAGGGGCTGTCGCATCCCGTCTCCGCCTATCCCCTGGCCCTGCTCCTGCGCGACGCGGCCATCGAGGCCCCTGCCTCCAAGAGCATCAAGAAGCTCGAGGTGACGGAGGGAAAGCTCATCACGGGCGACCTGCACGTCGCGGGCAAGCTCATCGTCGAGTCCACGCTGGTCGTCCTGGGCAACGTGGAAGCGCAGACCGTGCTGGTGGGCGAGGGCGGGACGCTGGTGGTGGGAGGCAACCTCAAGGCCTGTGTCGCGGGCGGAGATGGCTGGCTCCTCGTCAACGGAGACCTGGAGGCGGACCTGGTGTGCTGTGCCTATGAAGCCGGCGAGCTCGGGGTGAACGGCACGCTGCGCGCGCTGCTCGCGGTGTCCTCCAACCACGGGGTGCGCATCATGAAGAACGAGGCGTCGAACTTCTTCGACCTCTGGGACCCCAGCCCCAGGAGCAAGAAGTACCAGGAGCTGCTCTCGCGCGTTTCGCCCAAGGCCGTCCTTCCCGAGGACGAGGACGCTGACTTCGGCGTCCTCCAGGTGGACTTCCACAAGCTCATGAAGCTGGCCCAGAGCGGCAAGCCCTTCCTGCAAGGGTGA
- a CDS encoding NADP-dependent glyceraldehyde-3-phosphate dehydrogenase, translating into MTALSDLFPTDSQIPTSVRLPAYLEQREYLVNGELRTWTGELSPVRSPVFIKTPEGLQQKVIGATPQLTSRESLDALAAAVKAYDQGRGVWPSLRVAERIEAVERFVTAMRAQRTAVVNLLMWEIGKTQPDSEKEFDRTIDLIVETIRALKELDRTSSRFVQEQGIMAQIRRAPMGVALCMGPYNYPLNETFSTLFPALLMGNTVVFKPAKFGVLLIRPLLESFRDCFPPGVINIIYGKGRETVGALMESGQVDLFAFIGTNRGASELKRMHPRPHRLKSVLGLDAKNPAIILEDADLDNAVKECITGTLSFNGQRCTALKLLMVHRSIADAFLQKFTAAVDQLKPGMPWEPGVAITPLPEPGKAAYLQGLVDDAVSKGARIVNATGGQSAHSFYAPTVVAPVTSDMRLASEEQFGPVIPVMVFDHDDEVIQQVVNSQFGQQLSLFGKDSARIGRFIDAFANQVGRINLNCQCQRGPDTFPFNGRKDSAEGTLSVADALRVFSIRTLVATKTTRDNTALVQSILTRRESDFLTTDFLF; encoded by the coding sequence ATGACGGCACTCTCGGACCTCTTCCCAACAGACTCCCAGATTCCCACCAGCGTTCGGCTCCCGGCCTATCTCGAGCAGCGCGAGTACCTGGTCAACGGTGAGCTCCGGACCTGGACCGGGGAGCTCAGCCCCGTCCGCAGCCCGGTCTTCATCAAGACGCCGGAGGGACTCCAGCAGAAGGTCATCGGGGCCACGCCGCAGCTCACGTCCCGCGAGTCGCTCGACGCGCTCGCCGCCGCGGTGAAGGCGTATGACCAGGGCCGAGGCGTCTGGCCCTCCCTGCGTGTCGCCGAGCGCATCGAAGCCGTGGAGCGCTTCGTCACGGCCATGCGCGCCCAGCGCACCGCCGTGGTCAATCTGCTGATGTGGGAGATTGGCAAGACGCAGCCGGACTCCGAGAAGGAGTTCGACCGCACCATCGACCTCATCGTGGAGACCATCCGCGCGCTGAAGGAGCTGGACCGCACCTCGTCCCGCTTCGTGCAGGAGCAGGGAATCATGGCGCAGATTCGCCGCGCGCCCATGGGCGTGGCGCTGTGCATGGGGCCCTACAACTACCCGCTCAACGAGACGTTCAGCACGCTCTTCCCCGCCCTGCTCATGGGCAACACGGTGGTCTTCAAGCCGGCGAAGTTCGGCGTGCTGCTCATCCGCCCGCTCCTGGAGTCCTTCCGGGACTGCTTCCCGCCCGGCGTCATCAACATCATCTACGGCAAGGGCCGCGAGACGGTGGGCGCGCTGATGGAGAGCGGCCAGGTGGACCTCTTCGCCTTCATCGGCACCAACCGGGGCGCCAGCGAGCTCAAGCGCATGCACCCGCGCCCCCACCGCCTGAAGTCCGTGCTGGGCCTGGACGCGAAGAACCCCGCCATCATCCTGGAGGACGCGGACCTGGATAACGCCGTGAAGGAGTGCATCACCGGGACGCTCTCCTTCAACGGCCAGCGGTGCACGGCGCTCAAGCTGCTGATGGTGCACCGGAGCATCGCCGACGCCTTCCTCCAGAAGTTCACCGCCGCCGTGGACCAGCTCAAGCCGGGCATGCCGTGGGAGCCGGGCGTCGCCATCACCCCGCTGCCGGAGCCGGGCAAGGCCGCCTACCTCCAGGGCCTGGTGGATGACGCCGTCTCCAAGGGCGCGCGCATCGTGAACGCCACGGGAGGCCAGTCCGCCCACTCGTTCTATGCCCCCACCGTCGTCGCCCCCGTCACGAGCGACATGCGGCTGGCCAGCGAGGAGCAGTTCGGCCCCGTGATTCCCGTCATGGTGTTCGACCATGACGATGAGGTCATCCAGCAGGTGGTGAACTCGCAGTTCGGCCAGCAGCTGAGCTTGTTTGGAAAGGACTCCGCGCGCATCGGCCGGTTCATCGACGCGTTCGCCAACCAGGTGGGCCGCATCAACCTCAACTGCCAGTGCCAGCGAGGCCCGGACACGTTCCCCTTCAACGGGCGCAAGGACTCCGCCGAGGGCACCCTGTCCGTCGCCGACGCGCTGCGCGTCTTCTCCATCCGCACGCTCGTCGCCACCAAGACGACCCGAGACAACACCGCGCTGGTTCAGTCCATCCTGACGCGGCGCGAGTCGGACTTCCTCACCACGGACTTCTTGTTCTGA
- a CDS encoding SDR family NAD(P)-dependent oxidoreductase yields the protein MKDAETSSPALPSNTPSSPLSLDEVRQCTRLLEAIAENRVLLARLPEEEKLALVQAASRVVYPDRVTKKRMDKALRRERREEKQAKDRIVVASTRIRTMRQAPVFTVPLLPAPPPVDAPERELEKPRKCYVCKVEFKRLHYFYDSMCTECGDFNYAKRTQRASLEGKVALITGARVKIGFQASLMLLRSGATVIATTRFPQDSARRYLQEPDFADWSHRLHIHGLDLRHAPSVELFAKYVEQTHQRLDILINNAAQTVRRPPGFYAHLLDGELRQFHELPEAARPLLAGHRACIAAVSPLLGTGEVETSSLTTTWRSSDPALGIHSAAALSLLPYALEQEGDTSALFPAGRLDADEQQVDLRDMNSWRMKLADVSTAEMLEVHLVNAVAPFILCGKLKPLMMRNRTTPGHIVNVSAMEGSFSRGTKTDRHPHTNMAKAALNMMTLTSAADYAKDRIYMNAADTGWVTDEDPALFSERKVKDLDFQPPLDIVDGAARVVDPVMTAENSGHFSWGNFFKDYRPTSW from the coding sequence ATGAAGGACGCTGAGACCTCGTCGCCCGCACTCCCCTCGAACACCCCGTCGTCGCCCCTCTCGCTGGACGAGGTGCGTCAGTGCACCCGCCTCCTGGAGGCCATCGCGGAGAACCGCGTCCTGCTGGCCCGGCTCCCGGAAGAGGAGAAGCTGGCCCTGGTCCAGGCCGCCAGCCGCGTGGTGTACCCGGACCGCGTCACCAAGAAGCGCATGGACAAGGCCCTCCGGCGTGAGCGTCGCGAGGAGAAGCAGGCGAAGGACCGGATTGTCGTCGCCTCGACCCGGATTCGCACCATGCGCCAGGCCCCGGTCTTCACGGTGCCCCTGCTCCCGGCCCCGCCGCCGGTGGATGCCCCCGAGCGGGAGCTCGAAAAGCCGCGCAAGTGCTACGTGTGCAAGGTCGAGTTCAAGCGCCTGCACTACTTCTACGACTCGATGTGCACCGAGTGCGGGGACTTCAACTACGCGAAGCGGACCCAGCGCGCCTCGCTGGAGGGCAAGGTCGCGCTCATCACCGGCGCCCGCGTGAAGATTGGCTTCCAGGCGTCGCTGATGCTGCTGCGCTCGGGCGCCACCGTCATCGCGACCACCCGCTTCCCGCAGGACTCGGCCCGGCGCTACCTGCAGGAGCCGGACTTCGCCGACTGGTCCCACCGGCTGCACATCCACGGGCTGGACTTGCGGCACGCGCCCAGCGTGGAGCTCTTCGCGAAGTACGTGGAGCAGACGCACCAGCGGCTGGACATCCTCATCAACAACGCGGCGCAGACGGTGCGCCGGCCTCCGGGCTTCTACGCGCACCTGCTCGACGGAGAGCTGCGCCAGTTCCACGAGCTGCCGGAGGCCGCGCGTCCGCTGCTCGCCGGGCACCGGGCCTGTATCGCCGCGGTGAGTCCGCTGCTCGGCACGGGGGAGGTGGAGACCTCTTCGCTCACCACGACGTGGCGCAGCAGCGACCCGGCGCTGGGCATCCACTCCGCCGCCGCGCTGTCGCTCCTGCCCTACGCGCTGGAGCAGGAAGGCGACACGAGCGCGCTCTTCCCCGCGGGCCGGCTGGACGCGGACGAGCAGCAGGTGGACCTGCGCGACATGAACTCGTGGCGGATGAAGCTGGCGGACGTGTCGACGGCGGAGATGCTGGAGGTCCACCTGGTGAACGCGGTGGCGCCCTTCATCCTCTGCGGCAAGCTCAAGCCGCTGATGATGCGCAACCGCACCACGCCCGGCCACATCGTCAACGTGTCGGCGATGGAGGGCAGCTTCTCGCGCGGGACGAAGACGGACCGCCATCCGCACACCAACATGGCGAAGGCCGCGTTGAACATGATGACGCTGACGTCCGCCGCGGACTACGCGAAGGACCGCATCTACATGAACGCGGCGGACACCGGCTGGGTCACCGACGAGGACCCGGCGCTGTTCTCGGAGCGCAAGGTGAAGGACCTCGACTTCCAGCCGCCCCTGGACATCGTCGATGGCGCCGCGCGGGTGGTGGACCCCGTCATGACCGCGGAGAACTCCGGCCACTTCTCGTGGGGCAACTTCTTCAAGGACTACCGCCCCACGTCCTGGTGA
- a CDS encoding DUF4139 domain-containing protein: MLLLGWAVAGTLHAAIDAPVTDVTVYSDSARVVRTATLDVSGTQRVELPRLPELVDPDSIRVEAEGAQVLSVEVRQGRAPPFPEKEARALVEALDRLDEEGLRVKRSTVGEEVQSKGLLGGKHRFRYVYRFELTNLRTNAETVVLSEHIPVSELDDVTVEVEPVTTAGFTVGKEDGIAVWKLALAPGEKRTVELAFHVDAPSRYSTLGM, encoded by the coding sequence ATGCTCCTTCTGGGTTGGGCCGTGGCGGGCACGCTGCATGCCGCCATCGATGCGCCCGTGACCGATGTGACCGTCTACAGTGACAGCGCCCGGGTCGTGCGGACGGCCACCCTCGATGTGTCTGGCACCCAGCGCGTGGAGCTGCCCCGGCTGCCGGAGCTCGTGGACCCGGACTCCATCCGAGTCGAGGCCGAGGGGGCCCAGGTCTTGTCCGTCGAGGTTCGCCAGGGCCGTGCGCCGCCTTTCCCCGAGAAGGAGGCACGGGCGCTGGTGGAGGCCCTGGACCGCCTGGATGAGGAGGGTCTGCGCGTGAAGCGGAGCACCGTGGGGGAGGAGGTCCAGTCCAAGGGCCTCCTCGGGGGCAAGCATCGCTTCCGCTACGTCTACCGCTTCGAGCTCACCAACCTGCGCACGAACGCGGAGACCGTCGTGCTGTCCGAGCACATCCCCGTCTCCGAACTGGACGACGTGACGGTGGAGGTGGAGCCGGTGACGACGGCGGGCTTCACGGTGGGGAAGGAGGACGGCATCGCCGTCTGGAAACTGGCGCTCGCGCCAGGTGAGAAGCGCACCGTGGAGCTGGCTTTCCACGTGGATGCGCCCTCCCGCTACAGCACCTTGGGGATGTAG
- a CDS encoding helicase-related protein, giving the protein MNSSASGRSSVVVAELGPTNTGKTHRAIERMLEHDTGMMGLPLRLLAREVYDRVTARVGEGRVALMTGEEKRLPPRPDYWICTVEAMPLDRAVDFLAVDEIQLASHRERGHVFTDRLLHARGRKETWFLGADTMRPMVRSLIPQASLKRANRLSQLRYTGRKSLKSLPPRSAVVAFSADRVYELAESLRRLRGGVAVVLGALSPRTRNAQVAMYQSGEVQYLVATDAIGMGLNLDLNHVAFAALSKYDGAEQRELFSDELAQIAGRAGRHLNDGSFGMLNTLPELHPRVVSAIETHDFPAVRSLIWRNSELDFTSPEALLDSLARAPRQGGFVRVERADDFDALKDLSQVPAIRDGLTDRARVELLWQVCQIPDFRKGLFGQHVALLRETFLQLTAGDGVLEPSWLAKQVSPLDDVSGDIHTLMDRLAAIRIWTYISHRSSWLRDAEDWQERTRRIEDALGDALHERLVERFVQRAARRSARRFVRTTAPAPGSSDNPFAKLGLLLGELPGAEGAAITEEQFVQRVVDATHEAFEVDALGNISFESQPLARLVKGSDRRSPQLALAEPEVWTGGARRRLERRLLALARDLMTEAMGGFPAESLTGAGRAPVLRGLAYRLAEGLGVVTQADAREQWGLLDEESKARLREVGVREGRRFLYVAEALSPHALERRCMLTALFQQRPVPKGIAREPVLEVSALEGRDARAFGYEVLGSVALRIDIIERLAEVLRQPQGVQRAQPLMQELHLDGPTRARVLRELGSAPGGAAVKRRRRRRRGKSPAMAPEAPGAKPRQGRDPA; this is encoded by the coding sequence ATGAACTCCAGCGCATCTGGCCGGTCGTCCGTCGTCGTGGCGGAGCTGGGGCCCACGAACACTGGAAAGACCCACCGAGCCATCGAGCGGATGCTCGAGCACGACACGGGGATGATGGGCTTGCCGCTGCGGCTGCTCGCCCGTGAGGTCTACGACCGGGTGACGGCCCGGGTGGGCGAGGGGCGGGTGGCCTTGATGACGGGCGAGGAGAAGCGCCTGCCGCCTCGGCCCGACTACTGGATTTGCACCGTGGAGGCGATGCCACTGGACCGCGCGGTGGACTTCCTCGCGGTGGATGAAATCCAGCTCGCGTCCCACCGGGAGCGAGGACACGTCTTCACGGACCGGTTGCTGCACGCCCGGGGGCGCAAGGAGACCTGGTTCCTGGGCGCGGACACGATGCGGCCCATGGTGCGGTCGCTCATTCCCCAGGCGTCGCTCAAGCGCGCCAACCGCCTGTCGCAACTGCGCTACACCGGGCGCAAGTCGTTGAAGAGCCTGCCCCCGCGCTCGGCCGTGGTCGCGTTCTCCGCGGACCGTGTCTACGAGCTGGCCGAGTCCCTGCGCCGCCTGCGCGGAGGCGTGGCCGTGGTGCTGGGCGCGCTGTCTCCCCGGACGCGCAATGCCCAGGTGGCGATGTATCAATCCGGAGAGGTCCAGTACCTGGTGGCCACCGACGCCATCGGCATGGGGCTCAACCTGGACTTGAACCACGTGGCCTTCGCCGCGCTGTCCAAGTACGACGGCGCCGAGCAGCGGGAGCTCTTCTCCGACGAGCTGGCGCAGATCGCCGGACGCGCGGGGCGCCACTTGAATGATGGAAGCTTCGGCATGCTCAACACGCTGCCGGAGCTGCACCCGCGCGTCGTCTCCGCCATCGAGACGCACGACTTCCCGGCCGTGCGCAGCCTCATCTGGCGCAACTCCGAGCTGGACTTCACGAGCCCCGAGGCCTTGCTGGACTCGCTGGCGCGGGCGCCTCGGCAGGGCGGGTTCGTCCGCGTGGAGCGCGCGGATGACTTCGACGCGCTCAAGGACCTGTCGCAGGTCCCCGCGATTCGCGACGGGCTGACGGACCGGGCCCGCGTGGAGCTGCTGTGGCAGGTCTGCCAGATTCCCGACTTCCGCAAGGGCCTGTTCGGCCAGCACGTCGCGCTGCTGCGGGAGACCTTCCTCCAGCTCACGGCGGGGGACGGGGTGCTGGAGCCGTCCTGGCTGGCCAAGCAGGTGTCGCCGCTGGATGACGTCTCCGGAGACATCCACACGCTGATGGACCGGCTGGCGGCCATCCGCATCTGGACGTACATCAGCCATCGCTCGAGCTGGCTGCGCGACGCCGAGGACTGGCAGGAGCGCACCCGTCGCATCGAGGACGCGCTGGGGGATGCGCTTCATGAGCGGCTGGTGGAGCGCTTCGTCCAGCGCGCGGCTCGAAGGAGCGCGCGGCGCTTCGTGAGGACCACCGCCCCGGCGCCGGGTTCGTCCGACAACCCCTTCGCGAAGCTGGGGCTCCTGCTGGGCGAGCTCCCAGGGGCCGAGGGCGCGGCCATCACCGAGGAGCAATTCGTCCAGCGCGTCGTCGACGCGACCCATGAGGCCTTCGAGGTGGATGCCCTGGGCAACATCTCGTTCGAGTCACAGCCGCTGGCGCGACTGGTGAAAGGTTCGGACCGGCGCTCACCGCAGCTGGCGCTGGCGGAGCCGGAGGTGTGGACGGGAGGCGCCCGGCGGCGGCTGGAGCGCCGGCTGTTGGCCTTGGCCAGGGACTTGATGACGGAGGCCATGGGCGGCTTTCCCGCCGAGTCCCTCACGGGAGCGGGGCGCGCCCCGGTGCTGCGAGGGTTGGCGTACCGCCTGGCGGAGGGCCTGGGCGTCGTCACCCAGGCGGACGCGCGCGAGCAGTGGGGGCTCCTGGATGAGGAGTCGAAGGCGCGTCTGCGGGAAGTGGGCGTGCGCGAGGGGCGGCGCTTCCTCTACGTGGCCGAGGCCCTGAGTCCCCATGCGCTGGAGCGGCGGTGCATGTTGACCGCGCTGTTCCAGCAGCGGCCCGTGCCCAAGGGGATTGCGCGCGAGCCAGTGCTGGAGGTCTCCGCGCTCGAAGGGCGGGATGCTCGCGCGTTTGGCTATGAGGTGCTGGGCAGCGTGGCCCTCCGAATCGATATCATCGAGCGGCTCGCCGAGGTGCTGCGCCAGCCACAAGGCGTCCAGCGGGCTCAGCCGCTCATGCAGGAGCTCCACCTGGATGGCCCGACGCGAGCGCGGGTGCTGCGGGAGCTGGGCAGTGCGCCGGGAGGCGCCGCGGTGAAGCGCCGTCGTCGACGACGACGCGGCAAGTCACCCGCGATGGCCCCCGAGGCGCCCGGCGCGAAACCAAGACAGGGGAGAGACCCGGCCTGA
- a CDS encoding polyphosphate kinase 2 family protein produces MQLITNARQGASVRLERIPTTPPKKELKADAKEEFDTLSNELFDLQDLLWGARMNSVLIVLQGRDTAGKDGTIKHVVGSLNPRGVSVTSFAVPTPEEAEHDFLWRIHRHTPRQGEFAIFNRSHYEDVLAVRVHKLAPKSLWQKRFEHIKDFEEMLFEHGTLVLKFFLHISQDEQEQRLLDREKEPRKAWKISAGDWEDRKLWADYTQAYQDVFARTSTPHAPWMLVPSDSKWYRNLVVARAVAAALRPYRERWQERLDEVGAKKKAELKAWRKHR; encoded by the coding sequence ATGCAACTCATCACCAACGCAAGACAAGGCGCGAGCGTACGGTTGGAGCGCATCCCCACCACGCCGCCCAAGAAGGAGCTCAAGGCAGACGCCAAGGAGGAGTTCGATACACTGAGCAACGAATTGTTCGACCTCCAGGACCTGCTCTGGGGTGCCCGCATGAACTCCGTGCTCATCGTCCTCCAGGGCCGGGACACCGCGGGCAAGGACGGCACCATCAAACATGTCGTGGGCAGCCTCAATCCCCGGGGCGTCAGCGTCACGTCCTTCGCCGTCCCCACCCCCGAGGAGGCCGAGCACGACTTCCTCTGGCGCATCCACCGCCATACCCCCCGCCAGGGCGAGTTCGCCATCTTCAATCGCTCCCATTACGAAGACGTCCTCGCGGTGCGGGTCCACAAGCTCGCCCCCAAGTCCCTCTGGCAGAAGCGTTTCGAGCACATCAAGGACTTCGAGGAGATGCTCTTCGAGCACGGGACGCTCGTCCTGAAGTTCTTCCTCCACATCAGCCAGGACGAGCAGGAGCAGCGCCTGCTGGACCGGGAGAAGGAGCCACGCAAGGCGTGGAAGATCAGCGCGGGTGACTGGGAGGACCGCAAGCTCTGGGCCGACTACACCCAGGCCTATCAAGACGTCTTCGCGCGCACCTCCACCCCGCATGCGCCGTGGATGCTCGTGCCCTCGGATTCCAAGTGGTATCGGAATCTGGTCGTCGCCCGCGCCGTGGCGGCGGCCCTCCGGCCTTATCGTGAACGCTGGCAGGAACGACTGGACGAAGTCGGCGCGAAGAAGAAGGCGGAGCTCAAGGCGTGGCGGAAACACCGCTGA
- a CDS encoding EGF domain-containing protein has protein sequence MSAVLGLTGLVACGVDPEGNPPAEEQPAEKTSELAIDRYADAVAAGGVIAVLNPDNAVGAPDGNVASFLAALDGSLTLDMGVGEEGTGPLRIYYRGLTAAALARVEYLRADMTIITTGQVNLIDLSIGTHTAIVPNQNPTPYRYVRLKGGLLALYFVDAVEFTGPICGDGAVQTGEGCDDGGTTSGNGCSATCQVEPGYTCSGAPSVCTDVNECTNGTSQCSVNATCANTPGSYTCTCKPGYTGNGRTCNDINECTNGTAQCSANATCSNTQGSYRCTCKPGYTGDGRTCNDVNECTNGTAQCSVNANCSNTQGSYNCTCKPGYTGDGRTCNDVNECTNGTAQCSTNATCSNTQGSYRCTCKPGYSGDGRTCNDINECTNGTHSCTPGQRCVNRPGGFDCVPGSCPSPQVLCGTRCVDANTDEANCGCCGNTCSGGKVCNSGVCGSFAPLDLDATWEQAQDSDLILRAPTGEMFTYERAVTQNETLAADDAGATPPSGTYDICLRTTSLQASPADAARAPFHLTVKRSGQKSRVLRGVILDADAAEVCNPDHPDFIRSITYP, from the coding sequence ATGAGCGCGGTGCTGGGGCTGACCGGACTGGTCGCCTGCGGTGTCGACCCCGAGGGCAATCCCCCCGCCGAGGAGCAACCCGCGGAGAAGACCTCCGAACTGGCGATAGACCGGTATGCCGACGCTGTCGCCGCCGGCGGTGTCATCGCGGTCCTCAATCCAGACAATGCCGTCGGCGCACCGGACGGGAATGTCGCCAGCTTCCTGGCCGCGCTGGACGGCTCGTTGACGCTGGACATGGGCGTCGGCGAGGAAGGCACCGGCCCCCTGCGCATCTACTACCGGGGCCTCACCGCGGCCGCCCTCGCGCGGGTGGAGTACCTGCGGGCCGACATGACCATCATCACCACCGGCCAGGTCAACCTCATCGACCTGAGCATCGGAACCCACACCGCCATCGTCCCGAACCAGAACCCCACCCCCTACCGTTACGTGAGACTCAAGGGCGGCCTGCTGGCGCTCTACTTCGTGGACGCCGTCGAGTTCACCGGCCCCATCTGCGGCGATGGCGCCGTGCAGACGGGCGAAGGCTGTGACGATGGCGGCACCACGTCCGGCAACGGCTGTAGCGCCACCTGCCAGGTGGAGCCTGGCTACACCTGCTCTGGTGCCCCCAGCGTCTGCACGGATGTCAATGAGTGCACCAACGGCACCTCGCAGTGCTCGGTGAATGCCACCTGCGCCAACACGCCCGGCAGCTACACCTGCACCTGCAAGCCGGGCTACACCGGCAACGGCAGGACCTGCAATGACATCAACGAGTGCACCAACGGCACCGCCCAGTGCTCCGCCAACGCCACCTGCTCCAACACCCAGGGCAGCTACCGCTGCACCTGCAAGCCGGGCTACACGGGCGACGGCAGGACGTGCAATGACGTCAACGAGTGCACCAACGGCACCGCCCAGTGCTCGGTGAATGCCAACTGCTCCAACACCCAGGGCAGCTACAACTGCACCTGCAAGCCGGGCTACACCGGCGACGGCAGGACGTGCAACGACGTCAACGAGTGCACCAACGGCACCGCCCAGTGCTCCACCAACGCCACCTGCTCCAACACCCAGGGCAGCTACCGCTGCACCTGCAAGCCGGGCTACTCCGGCGACGGCAGGACGTGCAATGACATCAACGAGTGCACCAACGGCACGCACAGCTGCACCCCGGGGCAGCGGTGTGTGAACCGCCCGGGTGGCTTTGACTGCGTGCCGGGCAGCTGCCCCTCTCCGCAGGTGCTCTGCGGCACCCGCTGCGTGGACGCCAACACGGATGAGGCCAACTGCGGCTGCTGCGGCAACACCTGCAGCGGTGGCAAGGTCTGCAACTCGGGGGTCTGCGGCTCCTTCGCGCCCCTGGACCTGGACGCCACCTGGGAGCAGGCGCAGGACTCGGACCTCATCCTCCGCGCCCCCACCGGCGAGATGTTCACGTACGAGCGCGCCGTCACCCAGAACGAGACGCTCGCCGCGGACGACGCCGGCGCGACGCCTCCCAGCGGCACCTATGACATCTGCCTCAGGACCACGAGCCTCCAGGCGTCGCCCGCGGACGCCGCCCGCGCGCCGTTCCACCTCACGGTGAAGCGCTCTGGCCAGAAGAGCCGCGTCCTGCGCGGCGTCATCCTGGACGCCGACGCCGCCGAGGTGTGCAACCCGGACCACCCTGACTTCATCCGGTCCATCACCTATCCCTGA
- a CDS encoding head GIN domain-containing protein: MWKRATLGLLTLGLAAGCGPIEYGNGDTVTEERRVDGFQSVTHEGSLDIFVREGDVTSVKVTVDSNLQDNVRTFMGPDSKLVITTDGSIHPKGPARVEVTLPRLMAATLEGSGALTAEGFEGQTQEHVRLRMDGSGTLRYCGAAHRLEARLEGSGRMTLCTPGTSEAVELSISGSGDLSWKGNANNVQARNEGSGDMTLEGTTRRLGARLEGSGDLDARALRTVDLDLVAQGSGDVQATVEGGSVVVVHESSGDVELWGHATRDEIRRRGSGRVVWR; encoded by the coding sequence ATGTGGAAGCGCGCGACCCTGGGACTGCTGACGCTCGGCCTGGCTGCGGGCTGCGGTCCCATCGAGTACGGAAACGGCGACACCGTCACCGAGGAGCGACGGGTGGACGGCTTCCAGTCGGTGACCCATGAGGGCTCTCTGGACATCTTCGTCCGCGAAGGCGACGTGACTTCCGTGAAGGTGACGGTGGACTCGAACCTCCAGGACAACGTCCGCACGTTCATGGGGCCCGACTCGAAGCTCGTCATCACCACGGATGGCAGCATCCACCCCAAGGGCCCCGCTCGCGTGGAGGTCACCCTCCCCCGCCTGATGGCGGCCACGCTGGAGGGCTCCGGTGCCCTCACCGCCGAGGGCTTCGAGGGGCAGACCCAGGAGCACGTCCGGCTGCGCATGGATGGCTCGGGGACGCTGCGCTACTGCGGCGCGGCGCATCGACTGGAAGCCCGGCTGGAGGGCTCCGGCCGCATGACGCTGTGCACCCCGGGGACGTCGGAGGCGGTGGAGCTGTCCATCTCCGGCTCGGGTGACCTGAGCTGGAAGGGCAACGCGAACAACGTGCAGGCCCGGAACGAGGGCTCCGGCGACATGACCCTGGAAGGGACGACGCGCCGGCTGGGCGCGCGCCTCGAGGGCAGCGGCGACCTGGATGCCCGCGCGCTGCGGACGGTGGACCTGGACCTGGTGGCCCAGGGCTCTGGTGATGTCCAGGCCACGGTGGAAGGTGGCTCCGTCGTCGTGGTGCACGAGTCCTCCGGCGACGTGGAGCTGTGGGGCCACGCCACCCGGGATGAAATCCGTCGGCGGGGGAGCGGCCGCGTCGTCTGGCGCTGA